The Culicoidibacter larvae DNA segment CCTTGGTACCCGCCACCTTGACGATTTCCACCGTCACGGTTTCCTTGGTACCCGCCACCTTGACGATTTCCACCATCGCGGTTTCCTTGGTAGCCACCGCCTTGGCGATTTCCACCGTCGCGGTTTCCTTGATACCCGCCACCTTGACGATTTCCACCATCACGGTTTCCTTGATAACCTCCGCCTTGGCGATTCCCACCATCGCGGTTTCCTTGGTACCCGCCGCCTTGGCGATTCCCACCATCACGGTTTCCTTGGTAGCCACCGCCTTGGCGATTCCCACCGTCGCGGTTTCCTTGATAATCACTTTCTTGTCTTACATTACTTCTTTCAGAAGTATTTGAATTTGAAGCCGAACCAGTATTCGCTTCATTAGCTGTCACAGTTGCCTTTGCCGCCGCTTTTTTTGCAGCAAGTTTATCAGCTTCGATTTTTTCTTTTTTGGTTTCAAAAGCTTTGAGCAGATCAGGGAACTTACTTTCTTTTTCGACAAGTAAATTAATGTTATCTTCGTTTAATTGAGACATGGCATTTTTAGCTGGGATACCAAGCTCGTTTGCAATGATGACAACGTCTTTAACTTGCCATCCTTTTTCTTTAGCCAATTCATGAATTCGCTTTTTTCCCATTTATTTTTCACCTCAAATTTTTTTATTCGCTTTCATCAAGCAATGATTTTATCTTTTTTCCAAAACCTTTATCAACTACTGCAACTGCAATTCGATCAAACTTTCCAATAGCATGTCCAAGTTCTTCGCGACTACCGATAATG contains these protein-coding regions:
- a CDS encoding translation initiation factor IF-2 N-terminal domain-containing protein — translated: MGKKRIHELAKEKGWQVKDVVIIANELGIPAKNAMSQLNEDNINLLVEKESKFPDLLKAFETKKEKIEADKLAAKKAAAKATVTANEANTGSASNSNTSERSNVRQESDYQGNRDGGNRQGGGYQGNRDGGNRQGGGYQGNRDGGNRQGGGYQGNRDGGNRQGGGYQGNRDGGNRQGGGYQGNRDGGNRQGGGYQGNRDGGNRQGGGYQG